Proteins from a genomic interval of Anatilimnocola floriformis:
- a CDS encoding class I SAM-dependent methyltransferase yields the protein MPLERVLEPEVMDTPEEASSYNAMDHSTVNRVFVDDLLAFFADVAPPLSRSRLMPDDEEAQTLDILDLGTGTALIVIELCNRVAECRVMAADAAASMLDLALYNVEVSGHRHRIQLDQIDAKGLHYIDGQFGVVMSNSLIHHIPEPLAALKEAVRVTMPGGLLFFRDLLRPDTKEQLDELVQTYAGSETPFSREMFANSLHAALSLDEIRGLVSSLGFDPHAVQQTTDRHWTWRGVKA from the coding sequence ATGCCACTCGAACGCGTTCTCGAACCCGAAGTCATGGACACGCCCGAAGAGGCCTCGTCCTACAACGCGATGGATCACTCCACCGTAAACCGCGTTTTCGTCGATGATCTGCTGGCCTTCTTTGCCGACGTCGCGCCGCCGTTGTCGCGCAGCCGGTTGATGCCCGACGATGAAGAAGCTCAGACGCTCGATATTCTCGACCTTGGCACCGGCACCGCGCTGATCGTCATCGAACTCTGCAATCGCGTCGCCGAGTGCCGTGTGATGGCCGCCGATGCGGCGGCGTCGATGCTCGACTTGGCCCTCTACAACGTCGAAGTCAGTGGCCATCGCCACCGCATTCAGCTCGACCAGATCGATGCCAAAGGCCTGCATTACATCGACGGCCAATTCGGAGTGGTGATGAGCAATAGCTTGATCCACCACATCCCCGAACCGCTGGCGGCGCTGAAAGAAGCCGTCCGCGTAACGATGCCCGGCGGGTTGCTCTTCTTCCGCGACCTGCTGCGGCCCGACACGAAGGAGCAACTCGACGAACTCGTGCAAACGTACGCTGGCAGTGAAACGCCATTCTCGCGCGAGATGTTTGCCAACTCCCTCCACGCTGCATTATCGTTGGATGAAATTCGCGGTTTGGTTTCCTCCCTCGGTTTTGATCCGCACGCCGTGCAGCAGACGACCGATCGTCATTGGACCTGGCGGGGCGTGAAGGCATAG